In Microbacterium lushaniae, the following are encoded in one genomic region:
- a CDS encoding LysR substrate-binding domain-containing protein — protein sequence MSPIPFTLRQLEYFEAVAGEGSLAAAAQRSRVSAAGLALAIDELERHLGVQLFVRRKGRGMTLTGEGSRMLAHARRVLSGAELLGAEASQFAGSLSGRLSVGCFSTLTPYFLPAILEHFGREHPGVQLDFVEADAASLDELLLRGRIDVALLYHVDVSPQLAFDPVRNYRPHVLVAKDHRLAARKGVHLAELADEPLIELDVHPTRTNTERIFHLLGLEPSIGHVSRNYELVRCLVGRGLGYAVMFQRASADRTYDGHEVRRLTLLDRVPPSIVGLARPAGAPRSARYAALFEMLVSTSGAREGREAIAASAPEGRRGSAPA from the coding sequence GTGTCGCCCATCCCCTTCACGCTGCGGCAGCTCGAGTACTTCGAGGCCGTCGCCGGCGAGGGCTCCCTCGCCGCCGCCGCGCAGCGATCCCGCGTGAGCGCAGCAGGCCTCGCGCTCGCCATCGACGAGCTGGAGCGGCACCTCGGGGTGCAGCTGTTCGTGCGCCGCAAGGGACGCGGCATGACGCTCACCGGCGAGGGGTCGCGGATGCTGGCCCACGCCCGCCGTGTCCTCTCCGGCGCCGAGCTGCTGGGCGCCGAGGCGTCGCAGTTCGCCGGCTCGCTGAGCGGCCGGCTGTCGGTGGGATGCTTCTCGACGCTGACCCCCTACTTCCTGCCGGCGATCCTGGAGCACTTCGGCCGGGAGCATCCCGGCGTGCAGCTGGACTTCGTCGAGGCGGATGCCGCGTCCCTGGACGAGCTGCTCCTGCGCGGTCGCATCGATGTCGCGCTGCTGTACCACGTGGATGTGTCGCCGCAGCTGGCCTTCGACCCCGTCCGCAACTACCGGCCGCACGTCCTGGTGGCCAAGGATCACCGATTGGCCGCCCGGAAAGGCGTGCACCTGGCCGAGCTGGCCGACGAACCGCTCATCGAACTGGACGTGCACCCCACGCGGACGAACACCGAGCGCATCTTCCATCTCCTCGGCCTCGAGCCGAGCATCGGTCATGTCTCGCGGAACTACGAACTGGTGAGATGCCTGGTCGGGCGCGGCCTCGGTTACGCCGTGATGTTCCAGCGGGCCTCGGCCGACCGCACCTACGACGGGCACGAAGTGCGGCGCCTGACGCTGCTGGACCGCGTACCGCCGTCCATCGTCGGCCTGGCCCGGCCGGCCGGCGCCCCCCGCTCGGCGCGGTATGCCGCGCTGTTCGAGATGCTGGTGTCGACCTCCGGAGCGCGGGAGGGGCGGGAGGCGATCGCGGCATCCGCGCCGGAGGGACGGCGCGGCTCGGCGCCCGCGTAG